One genomic region from Arthrobacter sp. YN encodes:
- a CDS encoding LysE family translocator, protein MTLASLAAFAGLCLVLSVTPGPDTFLVLRIALNRPSAGIAAAAGSAVGAIAWAALVGVGLAAILEQSAELFRWVKIAGGLYLLYLGVSSFIKSRKAAKAGVDGADAEAPLPYSRLSALGAGALSTLLNPKVGLFYLAVVPQFIPHGGDTMGTSLILGVVVAVIAFAYLSMIAVVAFKAMRWLKRPKVSTVVERVSSGVIAGLGVGVVASGATS, encoded by the coding sequence GTGACTCTTGCTTCCCTCGCAGCCTTCGCTGGCCTCTGCCTGGTCTTGTCCGTGACGCCCGGACCGGACACGTTCCTCGTGCTGCGTATTGCGCTGAACCGTCCCAGCGCTGGAATCGCTGCGGCTGCAGGATCTGCCGTTGGCGCGATTGCCTGGGCCGCGTTGGTGGGCGTCGGTCTGGCCGCCATCCTGGAGCAGTCCGCGGAATTGTTCCGTTGGGTCAAGATCGCTGGAGGCCTGTACTTGCTGTATTTGGGCGTCTCGTCGTTCATCAAGTCCCGGAAAGCGGCCAAAGCGGGCGTCGACGGCGCCGATGCGGAGGCGCCCCTCCCGTACAGCCGGCTTTCCGCGCTGGGAGCAGGGGCATTGTCCACGTTGCTCAACCCCAAGGTGGGACTTTTCTATCTGGCCGTGGTCCCGCAGTTCATCCCGCACGGCGGCGACACCATGGGCACCTCGCTCATCCTCGGCGTCGTGGTGGCTGTCATCGCCTTCGCCTATCTTTCGATGATCGCCGTCGTCGCATTCAAGGCGATGCGGTGGCTTAAGCGCCCCAAGGTGAGCACCGTCGTCGAGCGTGTCAGCAGCGGTGTCATCGCAGGGCTGGGCGTTGGCGTAGTGGCATCCGGCGCCACCAGCTAG
- a CDS encoding TetR/AcrR family transcriptional regulator, translating into MPKIVDHDQRRLELVDATWRIIARLGMEGATMREIAEEAGFANGALKPYFPTKDLLLTSAFGHVFNRTNQRIATMTEGLSGVTALRAFCAEVLPLDEERVNEARIVIPFWQKALNDAGMATLHSESMSQWHTTITAHCTAARAAGEIKAPIGDAAVADHLMNMMLGAQIVVALSPTEHFSQDLAGQLDNYLALLAG; encoded by the coding sequence GTGCCAAAGATTGTTGACCACGATCAACGACGCCTCGAACTGGTGGACGCAACCTGGCGGATCATCGCAAGGCTCGGCATGGAAGGTGCCACCATGCGCGAGATTGCCGAGGAAGCAGGCTTCGCCAACGGCGCCCTCAAGCCCTACTTCCCCACCAAGGACCTGTTGCTGACCTCGGCGTTCGGCCACGTCTTCAACCGCACCAATCAGCGCATTGCCACCATGACCGAGGGGCTCTCAGGAGTAACGGCGCTCCGCGCGTTCTGCGCCGAAGTCCTGCCGCTGGACGAGGAACGCGTCAACGAAGCCCGCATCGTCATCCCGTTCTGGCAAAAGGCCCTCAACGACGCCGGCATGGCAACCCTCCATAGCGAGTCCATGAGCCAGTGGCACACCACCATCACGGCTCATTGCACGGCAGCCCGGGCGGCAGGCGAGATCAAAGCCCCCATCGGGGACGCCGCCGTCGCCGACCACTTGATGAACATGATGCTCGGCGCGCAAATTGTTGTGGCGTTGTCCCCCACCGAACATTTCTCGCAGGATCTTGCGGGGCAGCTGGACAACTACCTCGCACTGCTTGCCGGCTAA
- a CDS encoding MMPL family transporter, whose product MNSRKVPFWLRWLIPVVLVITWLGIAGIGGPTFGRLEEVSSNDQASFLPAGAEATEAGDWQAKFRDSEEIPAVVIVESDAAFTPAQLGEAAQLKADIEALKLGSAVVGPIPSEDGKAVQFIVPMASSDELREKVQELRDVVQPGAPDGMKAFVTGPAGLTADLVNAFGGIDGILLLVALGAVFVILLLVYRSVVLPLAVLFTSVFALCAAILLVFGMAKAGWIQLNGQSQGILSILVIGAATDYALLYVARFREALTHTANRTHAVITAWKASFEPILASGATVIIALLCLLFSDLNSNKALGPVAAAGILCSLFAALTLLPALMALLGRAAFWPFRPKLLPDDEREPEIVTGLEGQKGLWRATGRLVSKRPRVVWVASVLLLLAASTGLMQLKANGVPQTDVILSASDAVDGQEALARHFDAGSGSPAVVVASEGSAQQVLDKVKAADGVGDAYLLADGNVPITGAPGAPADPAVREGRVLINATLNSAADSIEAEEAVKSLRVAVKEVDADALVGGVTATALDTNTTAQRDLVVIIPIVLIVILFILMLLLRSVVAPVLLVLSVVLSYGAAMGVSAWVFNGVFGFSGADATVPLFGFVFLVALGVDYNIFLMSRVREESLKHGTRPGILRGLAVTGGVITSAGVVLAATFAALGVIPIMFLVQLAFIVAFGVLLDTVLVRSLLVPALAYDIGSKIWWPSKLGRSASADAVQPREEEQAPVGR is encoded by the coding sequence ATGAACTCGCGGAAAGTACCGTTCTGGCTGCGCTGGCTGATCCCCGTGGTGCTGGTCATCACGTGGCTCGGCATCGCCGGCATTGGCGGCCCTACCTTCGGGCGGCTGGAAGAAGTTTCCTCCAACGACCAAGCCTCGTTCCTCCCCGCAGGCGCCGAAGCCACGGAGGCGGGCGACTGGCAGGCCAAGTTCCGAGACTCCGAAGAGATCCCCGCCGTGGTCATCGTTGAGAGCGATGCTGCGTTCACCCCGGCCCAACTGGGCGAAGCAGCCCAGCTGAAAGCCGACATTGAGGCACTCAAGCTGGGGAGCGCCGTCGTCGGGCCCATCCCTTCGGAAGACGGCAAAGCCGTCCAGTTCATTGTTCCGATGGCGTCCTCCGATGAACTCCGCGAGAAAGTCCAGGAACTGCGCGACGTCGTCCAGCCCGGAGCGCCCGACGGCATGAAGGCCTTTGTCACAGGACCCGCAGGCCTGACCGCCGACCTCGTCAACGCTTTCGGCGGGATCGACGGCATCCTGCTCCTGGTTGCCTTGGGTGCTGTGTTCGTGATCCTGCTGCTGGTGTACCGCTCGGTGGTGCTGCCACTGGCGGTGCTGTTCACCTCGGTCTTTGCACTGTGTGCCGCTATTTTGCTGGTGTTCGGCATGGCCAAGGCTGGCTGGATCCAGCTCAACGGCCAGAGCCAAGGCATTCTGTCCATCCTGGTGATTGGTGCGGCTACCGACTACGCGCTGTTGTACGTGGCCCGGTTCCGGGAGGCTCTGACCCACACCGCCAACCGCACGCACGCCGTGATCACGGCATGGAAGGCGTCGTTCGAGCCGATCCTCGCTTCCGGGGCCACCGTCATCATCGCGCTGCTCTGCCTGCTGTTCTCCGATCTGAATTCCAACAAGGCGCTGGGCCCGGTGGCTGCTGCCGGCATCCTTTGCTCTTTGTTCGCTGCGCTCACGCTCCTGCCCGCGCTGATGGCTTTGCTTGGCCGGGCCGCCTTCTGGCCCTTCCGTCCCAAGCTGCTGCCCGACGACGAACGCGAACCTGAGATTGTCACCGGACTTGAGGGGCAAAAGGGTCTGTGGCGCGCCACGGGTCGTCTGGTCTCCAAGCGGCCGCGCGTTGTGTGGGTGGCTTCAGTGCTCCTGCTCCTTGCGGCCTCCACCGGCCTGATGCAGTTGAAGGCCAACGGAGTTCCGCAAACGGACGTCATTCTTTCGGCCTCCGACGCTGTGGACGGACAGGAAGCACTGGCCCGGCACTTCGACGCCGGCAGCGGCAGCCCCGCCGTCGTGGTCGCCTCGGAAGGTTCCGCCCAGCAGGTCCTGGACAAGGTCAAAGCCGCCGACGGCGTGGGTGACGCCTACCTGCTGGCTGACGGAAACGTGCCCATCACCGGTGCTCCCGGTGCTCCTGCTGACCCGGCCGTGCGTGAAGGCAGGGTCCTGATCAATGCGACGCTGAACTCGGCCGCGGACTCCATTGAAGCGGAAGAGGCGGTGAAGTCGCTGCGGGTGGCCGTCAAGGAAGTCGACGCCGACGCGTTGGTAGGTGGCGTCACGGCCACCGCCCTGGACACGAACACCACGGCGCAGCGCGACCTTGTGGTCATCATCCCGATTGTGCTGATCGTCATCCTGTTCATCCTGATGCTCCTGCTGAGATCCGTGGTGGCGCCGGTGTTGCTGGTGCTGTCCGTTGTGCTTTCCTACGGCGCCGCGATGGGTGTCTCGGCGTGGGTGTTCAACGGGGTCTTCGGATTCTCGGGTGCCGATGCCACGGTGCCGTTGTTCGGCTTCGTGTTCCTGGTGGCCCTGGGCGTGGACTACAACATCTTCCTGATGAGCCGTGTCCGCGAAGAGTCGCTGAAGCACGGGACCCGCCCGGGAATACTGCGGGGGCTGGCTGTTACTGGCGGGGTCATCACGTCCGCCGGTGTGGTGCTGGCCGCTACCTTCGCGGCCCTCGGGGTCATCCCCATCATGTTCCTGGTGCAGCTCGCCTTTATCGTGGCGTTCGGTGTGCTGCTGGATACCGTGCTGGTCCGGTCTTTGCTGGTACCTGCCCTCGCGTACGACATCGGCAGCAAGATCTGGTGGCCGAGCAAGCTGGGGCGTTCGGCTTCTGCCGACGCTGTTCAGCCTCGCGAAGAAGAGCAGGCCCCGGTGGGCCGGTAA
- a CDS encoding aldehyde dehydrogenase family protein, whose amino-acid sequence METYDALLASITPAPGQNSRTILDPATGQAVGEAPVHTVEDLDAAIAAAAAAQPAWAALGHNARSAALMKAADAVERSAEELAQLLSREQGKPLNGPNARFEVGACAAWLRATAATLLDPETVVDDGETRAELHYRPIGVVGAIGPWNWPMMITVWQIAPALRMGNAVVVKPSEYTPLSVLALASIINQELPEGLLSVVSGGRDVGARLAEHPAIGKVMFTGSTATGKAIIRSSADTVKRLTLELGGNDAGIVLPDSDPKAIAEGLFWGAFINTGQTCAALKRLYVHESQYDAVCSELTAVAAAMPMGNGLDENNVLGPLQNRQQYDIVARLVEAARDSGARVLIGGNPDHDQPGNFYPTTLVADIDNDNPLVAEEQFGPALPIIKYSTVDEAVAKANGLDVGLGASVWSSDLDAAREVASRIQAGTVWINKHGAVDPRVPFGGAKQSGYGLEFGAEGLKALGVPQVING is encoded by the coding sequence ATGGAGACTTACGACGCCCTCCTGGCCTCGATCACCCCGGCCCCCGGCCAGAACAGCCGCACCATCCTTGACCCGGCAACGGGCCAGGCTGTCGGCGAAGCACCTGTTCACACGGTAGAAGACCTCGATGCCGCCATCGCTGCTGCCGCTGCAGCACAGCCGGCATGGGCTGCCTTGGGCCACAACGCAAGGTCCGCTGCGCTCATGAAAGCAGCCGACGCCGTCGAACGCTCCGCAGAAGAACTCGCCCAACTGCTCTCCCGCGAGCAAGGCAAGCCGCTGAACGGTCCGAACGCCCGCTTCGAAGTCGGCGCCTGCGCCGCCTGGCTCCGCGCCACCGCTGCCACGCTGCTTGATCCTGAAACCGTGGTGGACGACGGCGAAACCCGCGCCGAACTGCATTACCGGCCCATCGGCGTCGTGGGTGCCATTGGGCCGTGGAACTGGCCGATGATGATCACCGTCTGGCAGATCGCACCAGCGCTGCGCATGGGCAACGCCGTGGTGGTCAAGCCTTCTGAATACACTCCGCTGTCCGTGCTGGCGCTGGCCTCGATCATCAACCAGGAGCTGCCGGAAGGCCTGCTGTCCGTGGTCTCCGGCGGGCGCGACGTCGGCGCCCGGCTTGCTGAGCACCCTGCCATTGGCAAGGTCATGTTCACCGGTTCCACCGCCACGGGCAAGGCGATCATTCGATCGTCGGCCGACACGGTCAAGCGGCTCACGCTGGAACTCGGTGGCAACGACGCCGGCATCGTCCTGCCGGACTCCGACCCCAAGGCGATCGCCGAGGGCCTGTTCTGGGGCGCGTTCATCAACACCGGCCAAACCTGCGCGGCCCTGAAGCGCCTCTACGTGCACGAGTCCCAGTACGACGCTGTATGCTCCGAGCTCACTGCTGTTGCTGCGGCCATGCCGATGGGTAACGGCCTGGATGAGAACAACGTCCTGGGTCCGCTGCAGAACCGTCAGCAGTACGACATCGTGGCCCGGCTGGTTGAAGCCGCTCGCGATTCCGGCGCCCGGGTGCTGATCGGCGGCAACCCCGATCACGACCAGCCGGGCAACTTCTACCCCACCACGCTGGTGGCGGACATCGACAACGACAACCCGCTCGTCGCCGAGGAACAGTTCGGTCCGGCGCTGCCGATCATCAAATACAGCACCGTTGATGAGGCAGTCGCCAAGGCAAACGGGCTCGACGTCGGACTGGGCGCCTCGGTCTGGTCCTCAGACCTGGATGCCGCGCGCGAAGTCGCTTCCCGTATCCAAGCAGGCACTGTGTGGATCAACAAGCATGGCGCCGTCGATCCCCGCGTCCCGTTCGGCGGTGCGAAGCAGTCCGGCTACGGCTTGGAGTTCGGAGCCGAGGGCCTCAAGGCTTTGGGGGTCCCGCAGGTCATCAACGGCTAA
- a CDS encoding methyltransferase domain-containing protein: MNAQQPEDVYTHGHHESVVRAHASRTVENSAAFVIPHLTAGTSVLDVGCGPGSITCDFAGLVAPGQVIGLDRSPDIVAQATELATERGVDNVTFQTGNIYDLDFEDESFDLVHAHQVLQHLTDPVAALREMRRVAKPGAIVAVRDADFHGMSWYPEVPELDDWMELYQKIARRNGAEPDAGRRLVSWAQQAGFTQVAPTSSNWLYATAQQRAWQSRVWSERVLHSAFAEQALEYGFANEADLARIAAGWHRWGATDDGYFLIPNGEVIARA; encoded by the coding sequence ATGAACGCGCAGCAGCCTGAAGATGTCTACACCCACGGACACCACGAGTCGGTTGTCCGGGCCCACGCCTCACGGACGGTCGAGAATTCGGCCGCATTTGTGATTCCCCATCTCACCGCCGGGACTTCAGTGCTCGACGTCGGGTGCGGACCCGGGAGCATCACCTGCGATTTCGCCGGGCTGGTGGCGCCCGGGCAAGTGATCGGTTTGGACCGTTCGCCTGATATCGTCGCCCAGGCCACCGAGCTGGCCACTGAGCGTGGCGTGGACAACGTGACCTTCCAGACCGGCAACATCTACGATCTCGATTTCGAGGACGAATCCTTCGATCTCGTCCATGCCCACCAAGTCCTCCAGCACCTCACCGACCCCGTTGCCGCCTTGCGCGAGATGCGCCGGGTGGCCAAACCCGGTGCGATCGTTGCCGTGCGCGACGCTGATTTCCACGGCATGAGCTGGTACCCGGAAGTTCCGGAGCTCGACGACTGGATGGAGCTCTACCAGAAGATCGCCCGCCGCAACGGAGCGGAACCCGACGCCGGCCGACGCCTGGTTTCGTGGGCCCAGCAGGCTGGATTCACCCAAGTGGCTCCCACCAGCAGCAACTGGCTCTACGCCACGGCGCAGCAGCGCGCCTGGCAGTCGCGGGTCTGGAGCGAGAGGGTGCTGCACTCCGCCTTTGCTGAGCAAGCGTTGGAGTACGGTTTCGCCAACGAAGCCGACCTCGCCCGGATCGCCGCGGGCTGGCACCGTTGGGGAGCCACCGACGACGGGTACTTCCTCATCCCCAACGGCGAGGTCATCGCGCGGGCCTGA
- a CDS encoding RNA polymerase sigma factor: MTEPSPEARIEDLLRTLAPQVLGVLARTHGQFDACEDAVQEALLEASLRWPSALPDNPRAWLMAVASRRLVDIWRSESARRLREERAAAIDFQAGSVSEADDTLTLMFLCCHPALSAPSQLALTLRAVGGLTTAEIASAFLVPEATMGQRISRAKQGIHKAGATFSMPPVSERKARLGVVLHVLYLIFNEGYAASSGPSLQREELTTEAIRVTRLLVAVAPHELEAVGLLALMLLTDSRRAARALPDGTPVPLAEQDRSLWNREQLEEGVALLSSVLGRGAAGPYQLQAAIAAVHAEAASDEETDWPQILALYTVLDAVAPSPVVTLNRAVAVAMVHGPVAGLELLVGLDAALGRTHRLDAVRGHLLEMAGSYAEARAAYLSAAKKTGSLPERKYLMGKVARLDER; encoded by the coding sequence TTGACCGAACCTTCACCGGAAGCACGAATCGAGGACCTGCTGCGCACCTTGGCGCCGCAGGTCCTCGGCGTGCTGGCGAGGACCCACGGGCAGTTCGATGCGTGCGAGGACGCTGTCCAGGAAGCACTCCTTGAAGCCTCCCTGCGGTGGCCATCGGCCTTGCCGGACAACCCGAGGGCGTGGTTGATGGCCGTCGCAAGCCGCCGTTTGGTGGACATCTGGCGCAGCGAAAGCGCCCGGCGCCTCCGGGAGGAACGGGCCGCAGCCATCGATTTCCAAGCAGGTTCAGTCTCTGAAGCAGACGACACCCTTACCCTGATGTTCCTGTGCTGCCATCCGGCACTGTCTGCACCATCGCAACTCGCCTTGACGCTTCGCGCAGTTGGAGGACTCACGACGGCGGAAATCGCCTCGGCTTTCCTGGTCCCCGAAGCGACCATGGGACAGCGCATCAGCCGCGCGAAACAGGGGATCCACAAGGCGGGAGCCACGTTCAGCATGCCGCCGGTCTCCGAGCGGAAGGCGAGGCTCGGCGTCGTACTCCACGTCCTGTACCTCATCTTCAACGAAGGCTACGCGGCAAGCTCGGGGCCATCCCTGCAGCGCGAAGAGCTCACCACGGAAGCCATCCGCGTGACACGCCTGCTGGTGGCCGTCGCACCGCATGAGCTCGAGGCCGTCGGCCTGCTGGCACTGATGTTGCTGACCGATTCCCGGCGGGCGGCGCGTGCTCTGCCGGATGGAACACCGGTGCCGTTGGCGGAGCAGGACCGAAGCCTGTGGAATCGGGAACAGCTGGAGGAGGGCGTCGCGCTGTTGTCCTCGGTGCTGGGGCGTGGGGCGGCCGGGCCTTATCAACTTCAGGCGGCCATCGCTGCCGTTCACGCAGAGGCCGCCTCAGACGAAGAGACTGACTGGCCGCAGATTCTAGCCCTCTACACAGTCCTTGACGCTGTCGCACCCAGTCCCGTGGTCACACTGAATCGCGCGGTAGCTGTGGCCATGGTTCATGGGCCCGTCGCTGGACTGGAACTGCTGGTCGGCCTGGATGCGGCGCTGGGCAGGACCCACCGCTTGGACGCCGTGAGAGGCCATCTACTGGAGATGGCCGGCTCCTACGCTGAGGCCCGCGCAGCGTACCTCTCGGCCGCCAAGAAGACCGGAAGCCTGCCGGAACGAAAGTACTTAATGGGGAAAGTAGCGCGGTTGGACGAGCGATAA
- a CDS encoding MarR family winged helix-turn-helix transcriptional regulator, producing MSDTPAARPENAAPQELVRLLQDFTLEANHYVDAAGGRNDMHRTDLNALAVIMRHSAAGKVVTPGVLRSELRLSSPATTALVDRLHASGHVVRERLGTDRRQVQLQMTPKAYRDGSAMFMPLAIRMGKAMAAYSSEELELVTRFMTDMVEATLAAREEASQPEATRST from the coding sequence ATGTCGGACACACCAGCCGCGCGCCCCGAAAACGCAGCTCCCCAAGAACTGGTGCGGCTCCTCCAGGACTTCACCCTCGAAGCCAACCACTACGTTGACGCAGCCGGTGGCCGGAACGACATGCATCGGACGGACCTCAACGCACTCGCCGTCATCATGCGCCACTCCGCGGCCGGCAAAGTGGTGACACCGGGTGTTCTCCGCTCCGAACTCCGGCTCAGCTCCCCCGCCACCACGGCATTGGTTGATCGACTGCATGCCTCCGGGCACGTGGTGCGCGAACGACTCGGCACGGACCGCCGGCAAGTTCAACTGCAGATGACACCCAAGGCCTACCGGGACGGCAGCGCCATGTTCATGCCGCTTGCCATCCGCATGGGCAAGGCCATGGCCGCCTACAGCTCCGAGGAACTGGAGCTTGTCACCCGCTTCATGACGGACATGGTGGAAGCAACCCTCGCCGCGCGCGAGGAAGCATCCCAACCCGAGGCAACGCGTTCCACCTGA
- a CDS encoding YciI family protein, with the protein MKYMIMMFGSAEGMMATADPEWIKEMIGFMIQIDKDLTESGELVFNAGLADGSTAKLVKQTPDGVITTDGPYAESKESLVGYWVVDVASEERAVEICSSIVKYSQVVELRAIPNGPPEV; encoded by the coding sequence ATGAAATACATGATCATGATGTTCGGGTCGGCCGAAGGCATGATGGCGACCGCCGATCCGGAATGGATCAAGGAAATGATCGGGTTCATGATCCAGATCGACAAGGACCTGACTGAGTCCGGCGAGCTCGTTTTCAACGCCGGACTGGCCGACGGCAGCACCGCGAAGCTCGTCAAGCAGACCCCGGACGGCGTCATCACCACTGACGGCCCCTACGCCGAGTCCAAGGAATCGCTGGTGGGCTACTGGGTGGTCGATGTTGCGAGCGAGGAGCGCGCAGTGGAGATCTGTTCAAGCATTGTGAAGTACTCGCAGGTTGTTGAGCTTCGCGCCATCCCGAACGGACCGCCGGAGGTCTAG
- a CDS encoding prephenate dehydratase: MAQKIAYQGEPGANSDLACKEMFPELESVPCASFEDAFELVSTGEVDLAMIPIENSIAGRVADIHVLLPQSKLQIVGEYFLPIRFDLLGIPGSTIEGATEVHSHIHALGQCRRIIREAGLKPVIAGDTAGSAREVRDWNDPRKLSLAPPLAAGLYGLEVLASGVEDDPSNTTRFVVLARERELPTKDELPGPAITSFVFRVRNVPSALYKALGGFATNGLNMTRLESYMVGDEFAATMFLSDVEGHPEDARLRRALEELEFFTTEVRVLGVYAADGYRERNTVTV; the protein is encoded by the coding sequence ATGGCCCAGAAGATTGCGTACCAAGGTGAGCCCGGAGCCAATTCGGATCTCGCGTGCAAGGAAATGTTCCCCGAACTCGAGAGTGTTCCGTGCGCAAGCTTTGAGGACGCCTTTGAGCTGGTGTCCACCGGGGAAGTCGATCTGGCCATGATTCCCATCGAGAACTCCATTGCCGGACGTGTGGCCGATATCCACGTCCTGCTCCCGCAGTCCAAGCTCCAGATCGTGGGCGAGTACTTCCTGCCGATCCGCTTCGACCTTCTGGGTATTCCGGGCAGCACCATCGAGGGAGCTACCGAAGTTCACAGCCACATCCACGCTCTGGGGCAGTGCCGCAGGATCATCCGGGAAGCGGGCCTCAAACCCGTCATCGCCGGCGATACTGCGGGTTCAGCCCGTGAGGTGCGGGACTGGAACGATCCCCGCAAGTTGTCTTTGGCTCCGCCGCTCGCCGCTGGACTGTACGGTCTCGAAGTCCTGGCTTCCGGGGTGGAGGACGATCCCTCCAACACCACCCGTTTTGTTGTTCTGGCCCGGGAACGCGAGCTCCCCACCAAGGACGAGCTGCCGGGCCCCGCGATCACCAGTTTCGTCTTCCGGGTCCGCAACGTTCCCTCCGCCCTTTACAAAGCACTTGGTGGCTTTGCGACCAATGGCCTCAACATGACACGGCTGGAAAGCTACATGGTGGGCGACGAGTTCGCTGCCACCATGTTCCTCTCCGACGTCGAAGGCCACCCCGAAGACGCCCGTCTCCGCCGGGCCTTGGAAGAACTGGAGTTCTTCACTACCGAGGTCCGCGTCCTGGGTGTTTACGCCGCGGACGGCTACCGGGAACGGAACACCGTCACCGTCTGA
- a CDS encoding DNA polymerase IV yields the protein MSGIPWVLHVDLDQFIAAVEILRRPELAGKPIIVGGRGDPTERAVVSTASYEARAFGVGSGMPLRIAARKVPDAIILPVDQEAYLAASDVVMTTLRAQPGATVQVLGWDEAFVGVETEDPDAYARQIQAAVLEQTQLHCSVGIGDTLVRAKNATDFGKPAGIFRLTKENWLDVMGEKPTKELWGVGSKVSQRLAKHGITTVAELAATDPQALVPEFGPKMGPWYAQLGRGEGSSEVDDTPWVARAHGRETTFQQDLTEPTQISDAIKELTAHVLEDVAAEGRPVIGLTLKVRYAPFFTKTYARKIPETFDREEVLAQALDLTGKMEPDRPIRLLGLRAEMSMPEEARKGHTPTRSGW from the coding sequence GTGAGCGGAATCCCGTGGGTGCTGCACGTCGATCTGGACCAGTTCATTGCCGCTGTCGAGATACTCCGGCGGCCCGAGCTCGCGGGCAAACCGATCATCGTCGGTGGCCGGGGTGACCCCACGGAGCGGGCTGTGGTGTCCACCGCATCTTACGAAGCCCGGGCGTTCGGCGTCGGCTCGGGGATGCCGCTCAGGATTGCTGCCCGGAAAGTGCCCGACGCCATCATCCTGCCGGTAGATCAAGAGGCATATCTGGCGGCCTCGGACGTAGTGATGACCACGCTGCGCGCCCAGCCGGGAGCCACGGTTCAGGTGCTTGGCTGGGATGAGGCATTTGTCGGCGTCGAAACTGAGGACCCGGACGCATATGCCCGGCAGATCCAGGCCGCCGTCCTCGAGCAAACCCAGCTGCATTGCAGTGTGGGTATCGGTGATACGTTGGTCCGCGCCAAGAATGCCACGGATTTTGGCAAGCCCGCAGGAATTTTCAGGCTGACCAAGGAGAATTGGCTCGACGTCATGGGTGAAAAGCCCACCAAGGAATTGTGGGGCGTGGGGAGCAAGGTGTCCCAACGGCTGGCGAAGCACGGAATCACCACAGTGGCAGAGCTCGCCGCAACCGACCCCCAGGCCCTGGTCCCGGAGTTTGGCCCAAAGATGGGCCCTTGGTACGCGCAGTTAGGTCGCGGTGAGGGCTCCAGCGAAGTGGATGACACTCCGTGGGTGGCCCGGGCACATGGCCGCGAGACCACTTTCCAGCAGGACCTCACCGAGCCCACCCAGATCAGCGACGCCATCAAGGAACTGACCGCCCACGTCCTGGAAGACGTCGCAGCGGAGGGACGCCCCGTGATCGGACTGACCCTGAAAGTCCGCTACGCACCGTTCTTCACCAAGACCTACGCCAGGAAGATTCCCGAGACTTTCGACAGGGAAGAAGTCCTCGCGCAGGCCTTGGACCTCACAGGAAAAATGGAGCCGGACCGTCCCATCCGGCTCCTCGGATTGCGTGCAGAAATGTCCATGCCTGAGGAAGCCCGTAAGGGACACACACCGACGCGCAGCGGCTGGTAA
- a CDS encoding aldo/keto reductase has protein sequence MEQRILGKTGRSVSTVGLGTWQLGADWGSVTEEDAFAVLEASVQGGVNFFDTADVYGDGRSEQFIGRFLRANPDLDITVATKMGRRVDQVHGNYTLENFRAWTDRSRRNLQQDTLDLVQLHCPPTSVYSSDEVYDALDTLVSEGAIRNYGVSVERTDEALEAIKRGNTASVQIILNAFRLKPLDEVLPAAKEAGVGIIARVPLASGLLSGKYTPDTEFPENDHRNYNRDGSSFDVGETFSGVDFATGVKAAQEFSGLVPDGVSTVQAALAWVIAQDGVTSVIPGARSASQAAANAEAGGLQAVGAGLADGVRDIYDRYFREAIHPRW, from the coding sequence ATGGAACAGCGCATACTTGGCAAGACCGGCCGATCCGTCTCCACCGTGGGACTGGGCACCTGGCAACTCGGAGCCGACTGGGGCTCCGTCACCGAAGAAGACGCCTTTGCCGTCCTGGAAGCCTCCGTACAAGGCGGCGTCAATTTCTTCGACACGGCAGACGTCTACGGTGACGGCCGCAGTGAGCAGTTCATTGGCCGCTTCCTGCGCGCCAATCCGGACCTGGACATCACGGTCGCCACCAAGATGGGCCGTCGGGTGGATCAAGTCCACGGGAACTACACTCTGGAGAACTTCCGGGCCTGGACCGACCGCTCGCGGCGCAACCTGCAGCAGGACACCCTGGACCTCGTTCAATTGCACTGCCCTCCCACGTCCGTTTACAGCAGCGACGAAGTCTACGACGCACTGGACACCTTGGTCAGCGAAGGCGCTATCCGCAACTATGGCGTCAGCGTCGAGCGCACGGATGAGGCACTCGAAGCCATCAAGCGCGGGAACACCGCTTCCGTGCAGATCATCCTCAACGCCTTCCGCCTGAAACCCCTCGACGAGGTGCTGCCCGCAGCCAAGGAAGCGGGCGTTGGCATCATTGCCAGGGTGCCGCTGGCGTCCGGTCTGCTGTCCGGGAAATACACGCCGGACACCGAGTTCCCTGAGAACGACCACCGGAATTACAACCGCGACGGTTCATCCTTCGACGTCGGCGAGACCTTCTCCGGCGTCGATTTCGCCACTGGCGTCAAGGCTGCGCAGGAGTTCAGCGGATTAGTGCCCGACGGCGTCAGCACCGTCCAAGCGGCTCTCGCCTGGGTCATCGCCCAGGACGGCGTCACATCGGTCATTCCCGGTGCGCGTTCTGCTTCGCAGGCAGCGGCAAATGCCGAAGCGGGTGGGCTGCAGGCTGTTGGGGCAGGCCTGGCTGACGGGGTGCGGGACATCTACGACCGTTACTTCCGCGAAGCGATCCACCCGCGCTGGTAG